The DNA segment TAGCTCCTTCCCTATCGCCGCTTTTCCCTTTTCCTGTTTATCAACGTACTGCTGGACCGCCTCCGTTAACGTCTGAGTCCGGTGACGCGTTGACGTACGTAACAAACTTAGCACCGCTTCTTTTTCACTTGAACTATGTGACGTGTTTTCTAAATTAGTTCTCGCAACTTGAATTATCTTTCGAACATTTTTCTCCAGCATTGAAATTTTGATATTATCCGGATCATCGTCAACGTGTAAATTGTCCGTCTCAAGAAAACGACGAATagctatatttatattcttCACACGTTCGTTGAAATTATCAAAGCGGTCTTTCAAGTGTATGATAGACTGATTGTTTGCGGCGTTAAACCTGGACTGTGTCGCAAGATCCTCTTTGAAGTGGTTCCTCATGACTCCAATTTCTTGTTGAACTCTGGCCATCGCCTCATCCCTCGCTTTGATATCCTCTGCCAGCACCGTTGCCTCATCTTTCATTTGAAGCAGCTGTAAAAGGAACGTAACGTTTTATAATTCTAGGTACCAAAACTTCCACCACAGCTTCAGTTACCAACAGAGATAACTCCCCTTCTTTCGGATCACCTtggccatttttcatcgaaaacaacctcgtatgaatacatcatatatcagtagaagtagttcgtaacattttaaataataacatttattaattgtagtgttttaacgttttTTGTATtactcagtttaaattgatcgCCAATGAagtgtttaataactttaattgcatacataattaagaatccTATGAGCAAAGTCATAAGGTTTAACTGCTAAACTGAAATAACTACGCCATCTACTTGCAGCAGCCTAGTTATATGTTAAGATTGTTAACCGCaaatatacatccgaggttgtcattcggaactcctcggccatttttttcttcaaaaaaacaacctcggatgtatgcaggtacatcagttgaagtagttcgtaaatttttgaattatatcattaattaaatgtagtgttttagagttgtatttattgatctaagtttaaattgattgccattgaattgtattattgcaaacatatttaagaatcccaagagtaatgtcacaaagtttaactgctaaataaaattactacgcgatctacttgcagcggacataaacgtaccactttttgagtatgtaaaccgtccaaatacatccgaggttgttttcgatgaaatggccgaggagctccgaatgccgAGGTTGTTTGTGAtggaaaaatggccgaggagttccgaagaGTATATTTGATGcctgcattttttttaacaagaacTTCGCAAGCGGATTTCAACGCCCCTGAATTTTTCTACGTcgatcaagggacataactaaAAGCCATAggtatctgcaatttcattggctgtaatgcaccagtcatttgtaaccacgcaccctcccccccccaggtccgaagAATagccgggtaaaatccccgtcctgcggggacgaactgatggttaaaccccggccaaatgcccccgcaccccagagactctatataaggcccaatctcggcttaatttggcgctatgacaaaaccaccacggtcacccggccctgcggggccacctggaaagtaaaaacacggcccttttccccggctatccccggtaaacCCCCGGCTCTGGGGgcgggcgtggttacatttgactggtgcataaatgcaggttatattttaaacacgATACTTACAAATGCTTTCATTGCTCACAtgtttattaagtttcatgtaaataGCTTGAAAAGTTTTAGCGTCTGCATTCCGCCGTTGACTTCACGGCTTACAACGAAGCCAATactatcaatataaattatagtGAACTTATAAAACCATACTATTATATAACCTACCAGAGTAACTTACCTTTTTAGTTTTGTTCTCCAGTTTGATCCTATAATCTTTTTCCGCATCGAACACGACCCTCCGAGACTCCATAACTTCGGTTCTGTCGGCGCCCGCAGTCAGCCACGCGTTTGTGGTAGCCTTCTCCTTTACCTACAACAGTGTGTCCAAGTAAGTAAAACTCGTAAcacgtatttaaaaaaagatgaatcATATGACCTTTTCGCATATTATGCATGCAGACCGCATGTCATTTTAGTACATGGTTATCGCTACTGCCGAAGATGAcgatttaaattgaataaagaaaacacGGAAGAAACGCAGGAGCACCGCTACCGGATGTTTACGCTAGTCCTTTGTTCAGTTggtcaaatgcattttttgacTTGTGTAATACAACTATAGGCCTTGCTGAACACTCACTTGTGCCAAGTTTTATTCAAGGGTTTCGGACACTGCTGTGCCATGGTTGTACTTTGTGAGAGACGACGACGGCATCAAGGTTATATGGCAATGGAAAGTTCCTATGTTTACTTTAGTGATTATCCAATGAGTACCGTGGCTGCCGACGATGACCCTCCATATCACATGCTCATTAGTTGACCAGGGACCGTATTTATAAAGATTCTTAGTGAAAAACTTAATGAAACATTTCgaatttcaaacaatgaatattttaaatacatgtactaatTTACTCTACTTTTCATCAACTTTATTCtcaatcatttatcattttgacattttttgcgGTAGTTTAATTTTTGGTGtaaaaaccttttttgttttcttaaaaaaacagcttttttaaaaaagttgaacattttCACTTAGACACCGTATGGATACGGCCCATGGATTACACTAAAGAGCACAGGGCCCTGTTTATGAGCCGTTGTGacatcaatgaaaacaaaataatccctTTTACAATAGACACAGGGATGACTTAATCATTGGTCTGTCTACACCTTAATTTAAActaattaattttacaacgatttaaaaacaagttattacaacatcaTATTTATCACAATCGTTGGCTTGGTATTACTCGAAATATGAGCATGTGTTGTCGAAGAAATCGGAAAACCCaaaggaaacccacttgtccggcttggtgacaacAAACGAAACACATACGCGCCAAGGCAggaaatcgaacccgggtcgcctaggttaGAAGCGAGTTCGAGCCTCTATAGCTTGACCAGGGGTATTTTACATCTGTTCCTATAAACAGAGACATCTCGCGATACAGACGGGGAAATGATGTAAGCGACGAAACTTTACAGCTATATATCACATATGGTTACCTTTGTTTCTAGAAATTTGAGTATTTTGGCTTTGGTGTCGTCACTGACGTGTTGGAACACCTTGGGAAACTTGGAGAACAGCTCGTCTCCCCGCCACAGCCGCGTCTCCAGGTCtggaatatattttgtttgtaacattACACTCAATTATGTTGGATACGTATatacagggtgaggaatcacgtgacttaacgGGGTTTTCACAtaggtcaccacgggtcacaaacGGTGTAAACAAACAAGCACATGACATCTTCTAAATAACtcttttgacagaaaagataaGAATACAATTTTACACATTAAAATACTATGCTTTTTCTGTttctacacgtgtgaaatattttagatttgcttgtattttaatgatcaaaTCGTTGGccaaaatgtatttgttgaaCCCTTAACTCCCCtgtcaacactttaaaccaaatataatTCAGTTCTGAGGAAGCGACGCAAGTCGAAAGGTTACGCTCCTAAGTTACAAACCAtcttacgtcaaatcctggatccatCCATGAGGGTGACAATGCCGTGAACAGCGACTCTGCTGATCAGACTGAACACGTATCTGTTGAAACACTTTTTGCAAGAGTGTCCAAAGCTTAACTTTAATAAACCCGATCAAAACGTGCGGATCTAAAGTACTACCACCTAAATATTTTGCTTAGATCAAAGCTGATTAGCCAAAACAGACGGACACCTACCTTCCCCGTGTAGATGATCGGCTAGCATCTGGTGGCCAGTCAGGTAGAGCACGTGACGGAACTTCTTGTACGCGTCCCCGCCGCGCAGGCGCAGTGTCTCCAGCAGGCGGGAGTTCCGGGACAGCTGCGTCTTCAGGGACTGAAAAGATAGGATGGATTCAAAATAATCTTAATAATGAAGGAagcttttctcttttttttaaactatctaTTTTTAGCTGGAAAGCGAAGGCAGTTTAGCAAATATAACAATCTTTAATCCATTTTCTGAGTTCGTACTtttttctttgtcttggaatgagccattttttgctttaatatctggaaaccagtgttttcagactgctgacaaaagatatgatcgcatttttattatatttactttcgaaaattaatgttatatgtctaaaagctttactaacgctgtaagaaaaatgcataaaatatcattttttgaacataaatatgaaaacatgcgatctgatattttgacagcattcttatatcaatggtttccatgcaatttcgcaaaaaaatggctctctaaaataaaaaaaaatgtcaaaactgtcaatctacgagagtgcagttttaaaaacatgGCTCGAACGGATCAGGATTTTTAATGCACATGTATCCGCCCTTTTGGCAATTGGAATCGTGACGTTCCATAAGATTGGTAGTTTTCAAATGACATGCGGCAATCTCGTTCATGCAATTATCCTGTTGATAATGATGAAcggtttgtgattttttttggttcATTTCAGCTCAATTTTACAAGAGGagctttctttttatattttgatctTATTCTCTGgttcctttaaagctgcattctcacagatttaccgttttgacaacttttttattttttgttttggaatgagacaatttctgcgtaaatatctgcaaacaagtgatacaagactgctgacaaatgatcatatcgcagtttttcatatttccattctaaaattatttttttattagctTAAAGCGTTACGAACGGTTTAATAgcaatgcataaaacatcattttttgaacgtatgtatgaaaatctgcgatctgatttcttgtcagcagtctctTATTACTGGTTTCCTTGcaatttcgcaaaaattggccagttagaagacaaaaaaataaaaaaaaagatgtcaaaacgttcaatctgtgagagtgcagctttaagatgtaAGTCGTAGTCCTAACCATTTTACGACGGCATCTACCTGAATATCATTGATCATGGTATCCGGAAGCACATGTTCCGACTTGAGCAACCGGAAGAACTCGTCTGTGAGGATGATGTTCCCCAGCAGGAGGCCGCGGTTCCGCTCCAGTACAGATCTGTGTCGCTCGTCCATTTCCGGTACACGCGTCCGTTTGTCCTTCCGCGGGGTTACGACCAAGCTGATGACTTTAACTGCGCCAAAGTCTCTTGgttactttaaaataattttatattgtcGAGCGCCTATTATTAAACCTCGCTCTATCTGTCGTTTTCGAAACatgaaaatcttaattatatcatagaTTTACAATGGCACAAAATACttattaatgataatgaaataataacattgtcaaaaactttCAAGCTTGGAACCGTAAATTCATAAATCcattcatattatttttgcgGATTCACTTCTTACTCGGacttattaaaatacattttttttggtttagtATCCAAGGTGCTTTGTGTTGTTCACTTTAATGAAATCCTGGTAATTAtgatcaatatgaaatatatccGTCACTGCTTCCAGAGTTTTCCGACACAAGATGTGCTTCTATTCTCGGTcctttttattgtgtttcatcTCCAATCGCGGGTCATAAAAGTGACATCTTGAAGACGCCAGTGTTCGTCTCAGTCTTTTAGTTCATATTTTCTTCCACAAAAGTACAGCACTTAATATTTATCTTGctaaaatgcttaaaactgtTCCTAAACAAATAAGAGCGTCACCCGTTTCATCTTAAAAGGCTCgtttattgtttaaagaaactttATCAAAACACTTAAACCTATCAAAATGTTAATGGTCAGGGGGTGTAAGCGTGAGTAACATAACTAATTGAAATTCAAATCACTTTGTGGAGATATCTCTCGTAGGTCaatgattttcatcaaaataaacaaacacttgtcGTTACTTTACAGTTTTATAGGGTCTAATCTCAGTCGAATTCTCCACatcacttttgtttaaatatttgttaacatctGCTAAACAAATCCATCTTTAAgccttattttgtttttacataatcgCATTATTTAAATATCCCATCACAAATTAATCTTTCCCGTCAATGTTGTAATGACATCACATAtaaattgaacttttttatttgagaacttttaatataattgaaaatcatGTCCAAAATGACCAAATATGCATGTCAGCACAAAGTTTATACATAAATACCCCATTCATAAGATGGCTTAACAATTATTGCATTTATGTGGAAAAGTGCTAGTTTATGATAATGGTGTTTATAGCATTTTGGACAATTTGTATGTTTCGCTCTATACCTTTGATGGTTAATTTATTGAGATTTGTAAAGTGCACATTTATTCtcctttaaatgtttgtttctcaATTAAACCGCACTTAAGTTTGACAGGAAAGATTTTGGCTATACATGCGT comes from the Mya arenaria isolate MELC-2E11 chromosome 13, ASM2691426v1 genome and includes:
- the LOC128213059 gene encoding uncharacterized protein LOC128213059 yields the protein MDERHRSVLERNRGLLLGNIILTDEFFRLLKSEHVLPDTMINDIQSLKTQLSRNSRLLETLRLRGGDAYKKFRHVLYLTGHQMLADHLHGEDLETRLWRGDELFSKFPKVFQHVSDDTKAKILKFLETKVKEKATTNAWLTAGADRTEVMESRRVVFDAEKDYRIKLENKTKKLLQMKDEATVLAEDIKARDEAMARVQQEIGVMRNHFKEDLATQSRFNAANNQSIIHLKDRFDNFNERVKNINIAIRRFLETDNLHVDDDPDNIKISMLEKNVRKIIQVARTNLENTSHSSSEKEAVLSLLRTSTRHRTQTLTEAVQQYVDKQEKGKAAIGKELDMLVDVVRGSKFTAKMSTKPKTDLKYLKTQMAILREEVEHIKKKLEWKDCQISDLIKENSDLKENSARQNVQKTVSFPKLTQQLPVTHASNADGSRDTPDSSREIEQVYQQYDRYVHGTNTPPPTRRPSTYSRRGSLADVNLENDVPSLPPDVKSRRNSSYDSSGLDILGTTPQYRRSISELKSFEGFGDLNIPSVFTDAVTSSANVIMKSPRSYTSVDRLTHRRQPGSAIKTDLPTEFTRAGRRPSLADLITIYENSQDENNSTEENNNNNTRLPVLQET